The following are from one region of the Streptomyces changanensis genome:
- a CDS encoding sulfite oxidase-like oxidoreductase: MGQPESEEHRAARESALPPGQRLQRGWPVTHYGPVPRFRPERWEFRVFGATAGGGKHCWSHEEFSALPFSTVVADLHCVTKFSMVGAEWGGVPARTVLELAPPAPDATHVMVWAEYGFSANMRLSDFASERTIFATHKDGELLTAEHGFPLRLIVPHLYAWKGPKWVRGVEYMTADRRGFWEERGYHNVGDPWAEQRYSYQEEPGDGPEL, encoded by the coding sequence ATGGGTCAGCCGGAGAGCGAGGAACACCGGGCGGCAAGGGAGTCCGCGCTTCCCCCCGGGCAGCGCCTGCAGCGCGGCTGGCCGGTCACCCACTACGGGCCCGTCCCACGGTTCCGCCCCGAGCGCTGGGAGTTCCGCGTCTTCGGCGCCACCGCGGGCGGCGGCAAGCACTGCTGGAGCCACGAGGAGTTCTCCGCGCTCCCCTTCTCCACCGTCGTGGCCGATCTGCACTGCGTCACGAAGTTCAGCATGGTGGGGGCCGAATGGGGGGGCGTTCCCGCGCGGACCGTCCTGGAGCTCGCCCCGCCGGCCCCCGACGCGACCCACGTGATGGTGTGGGCCGAGTACGGCTTCAGCGCCAACATGCGGCTGTCCGACTTCGCCTCGGAGCGGACCATCTTCGCCACGCACAAGGACGGTGAGCTCCTCACCGCGGAGCACGGCTTCCCGCTGCGGCTGATCGTGCCCCACCTGTACGCGTGGAAGGGCCCCAAGTGGGTCCGCGGCGTCGAGTACATGACCGCCGACCGCCGCGGCTTCTGGGAGGAGCGCGGCTACCACAACGTCGGCGACCCCTGGGCGGAGCAGCGCTACTCCTACCAGGAGGAGCCGGGCGACGGCCCCGAGCTCTGA
- a CDS encoding (2Fe-2S)-binding protein: MTRVYVCSCFGITEKQVKEHADAGACTPRQIASACKAGTDCGSCVRRIQAILGRGACPRRDLLDQGEPALSGLAAAPTATGSPVPVSEAA; the protein is encoded by the coding sequence GTGACCCGCGTGTACGTCTGCTCGTGCTTCGGTATCACCGAGAAGCAGGTCAAGGAACACGCGGACGCCGGCGCCTGCACGCCGCGCCAGATCGCCTCGGCCTGCAAGGCCGGCACCGACTGCGGTTCCTGCGTACGTCGCATCCAGGCCATCCTCGGCCGGGGTGCCTGCCCCCGACGCGACCTGCTGGACCAGGGCGAGCCGGCGCTGTCCGGGCTCGCCGCCGCCCCCACCGCGACCGGATCCCCGGTCCCGGTGTCCGAGGCGGCCTGA
- the bfr gene encoding bacterioferritin: MQGDPEVIEFLNEQLTAELTAINQYFLHAKMQENFGWTKLAKYTRAESFDEMKHAEVLTDRILFLEGLPNYQRLFHVRVGQSVTEMFQADREVEVEAIDRLKRGIDVMRSKGDITSANIFESILADEEHHIDYLDTQLELVSKLGEALYLAQAIEQPEG; this comes from the coding sequence ATGCAGGGCGACCCCGAGGTCATCGAGTTCCTGAACGAGCAGCTGACGGCCGAACTGACGGCGATCAACCAGTACTTCCTGCACGCCAAGATGCAGGAGAACTTCGGGTGGACGAAGCTGGCGAAGTACACCCGCGCGGAGTCCTTCGACGAGATGAAGCACGCGGAGGTGCTCACCGACCGGATCCTCTTCCTGGAGGGCCTGCCGAACTACCAGCGGCTGTTCCACGTCCGCGTGGGCCAGTCGGTGACGGAGATGTTCCAGGCGGACCGCGAGGTGGAGGTCGAGGCGATCGACCGCCTGAAGCGCGGCATCGACGTGATGCGCAGCAAGGGCGACATCACCTCGGCCAACATCTTCGAGTCGATCCTCGCCGACGAGGAGCACCACATCGACTACCTCGACACGCAGCTGGAGCTGGTGAGCAAGCTCGGCGAGGCGCTCTACCTGGCCCAGGCCATCGAGCAGCCCGAGGGCTAG